In the Pseudomonas sp. DTU_2021_1001937_2_SI_NGA_ILE_001 genome, one interval contains:
- a CDS encoding alpha/beta hydrolase, translated as MSSPKPARRGLRRLTWTLMAMFAVGLPVGCSVLERKERELVFRIEPGTASWYGGLPAGVQELDLKPPSLAAGQNIHAWWWPAPRKDAPAVLYLHGSRWNLTGQLFRIEQLRSLGFSVLAIDYRGFGQSKGELPSEKSVYEDARIAWERLKLLQPDPARRLIYGHSLGGAVAVDLAAELGRDADGDPQQLQARGLVIESTFTNLADVASSIASSYTSLPVRWLLSQKFDSEGKIADIGMPVLIVHGTDDRYVPPRFSEALYQAAAEPKTLLLVPGGTHNNSMRLGRQAYSQALQTLLKTPAPSEQARQAAHKSAQPG; from the coding sequence ATGTCTTCTCCCAAACCTGCGCGCCGCGGCCTGCGTCGGCTGACCTGGACGCTGATGGCGATGTTCGCCGTGGGCCTGCCGGTCGGCTGCTCGGTGCTGGAGCGCAAGGAACGCGAACTGGTGTTCCGCATCGAACCGGGCACCGCCAGCTGGTACGGCGGCCTGCCGGCAGGTGTCCAGGAACTCGACCTCAAGCCACCCAGCCTGGCCGCCGGACAGAATATCCACGCCTGGTGGTGGCCGGCACCGCGCAAGGACGCCCCCGCGGTGCTGTATCTGCACGGCTCACGCTGGAACCTTACCGGCCAGCTGTTCCGTATCGAGCAACTGCGCAGCCTGGGCTTTTCGGTACTGGCCATCGACTACCGGGGTTTCGGCCAGAGCAAGGGCGAGCTGCCGTCGGAGAAAAGCGTCTATGAAGATGCGCGTATCGCCTGGGAACGCCTCAAGCTGCTGCAACCCGACCCTGCCCGGCGGCTGATCTACGGTCACTCCCTGGGCGGCGCGGTGGCCGTGGACCTGGCCGCCGAGCTGGGCCGCGACGCCGATGGCGACCCGCAGCAACTGCAGGCGCGCGGGCTGGTGATCGAGTCGACCTTCACCAACCTCGCCGATGTGGCCAGTTCCATCGCCAGCAGCTACACCTCGCTGCCGGTACGCTGGCTGCTGTCGCAGAAGTTCGACTCCGAAGGCAAGATCGCCGACATCGGCATGCCCGTGCTGATCGTGCATGGCACCGACGACCGCTACGTCCCGCCGCGCTTCAGCGAAGCGCTGTACCAGGCCGCCGCCGAACCCAAGACCCTGTTGCTGGTGCCCGGCGGCACGCACAACAACAGCATGCGCCTGGGCCGCCAGGCTTATAGCCAGGCCCTGCAGACACTGCTCAAGACACCAGCGCCCAGCGAACAGGCCCGCCAGGCGGCGCACAAATCCGCTCAGCCGGGTTGA
- a CDS encoding phage holin family protein yields MSDIPQKPGTDGDASVIGLVGQLFHEVPLLVAKEIALAKAELRESLQSARQGARTMAAGLMFMQASLVILLLVIVQILAWFVAVWLAALIVGVAALIAGMLMLKAGNRRLDAANLTPERTAQALNKDKDVIRRKAS; encoded by the coding sequence ATGAGCGATATTCCACAAAAGCCCGGCACCGACGGCGATGCCTCGGTCATCGGGCTGGTCGGGCAGTTGTTCCACGAGGTGCCGCTGCTGGTCGCCAAGGAGATCGCGCTGGCCAAGGCCGAGTTGCGCGAGTCGCTGCAGTCGGCGCGTCAAGGGGCCAGGACCATGGCCGCCGGCCTGATGTTCATGCAGGCCAGTCTGGTCATCCTGCTGTTGGTGATCGTGCAGATTCTCGCCTGGTTCGTGGCGGTCTGGCTGGCCGCCCTGATTGTCGGGGTCGCTGCGCTGATCGCCGGCATGCTCATGCTCAAGGCCGGCAACCGTCGCCTGGATGCCGCCAACCTGACGCCTGAGCGCACCGCCCAGGCACTCAACAAGGACAAGGACGTGATCAGGAGAAAAGCATCATGA
- a CDS encoding helix-turn-helix transcriptional regulator, translating into MNNRLKALRAERQWSQEDLASRLAVSRQTINAIENGRYDPSLPLAFQMSRLFDLPIEAIFQYEPDQPG; encoded by the coding sequence TTGAACAACCGGCTCAAGGCGTTGCGGGCCGAGCGCCAGTGGTCCCAGGAGGATCTCGCCAGCCGCCTGGCGGTCTCCCGACAAACCATCAATGCCATCGAGAACGGCCGCTACGACCCCAGCCTGCCGCTGGCCTTCCAGATGTCCAGGCTGTTCGACCTGCCCATCGAGGCGATTTTCCAGTATGAGCCTGATCAACCCGGCTGA
- a CDS encoding ATP-binding protein, with protein sequence MDEGFCIIEFFDGPHGPLSDYVHVEANAAYANHAGIPNVVGKKVREMVGAEADGWIELYGEVLRSGVPIRFERELVATGRYLALAAFRIEPASRKQVAVLFQDITQRKRAELALQQLNETLESRVREAVAERNVLADVVDGTDARIHVIDPQYRWLAFNVMAITECEQLFGVQPRVGQSVLDALDHLPDTREHVRRLWDRALGGEEFIEVTDFQTSGAPSRFYEIRYRTLRGTDGQVIGAYMFAYDISDRLREQERLKQAEEALRQAQKMEAVGQLTGGIAHDFNNLLTGINGSLELLRARLSQGRFDGIDRYAAAAQDASRRAASLTHRLLAFSRRQTLDPKPVDVNRLVAGMEELIRRSVGPHITVEVVTAIGLWSTFIDAPQLESALLNLCVNARDAMPLGGRITIETANKWIDEREARVRDLSPGQYLSLCVTDTGTGMTPEVMSRAFDPFFTTKPLGQGTGLGLSMVYGFVRQSGGQVRIYSELEQGTTLCLYLPRHYQAAEEPQVLDAESPGACAPAVCRVMIVDDEPTIRMLVSEVLEERGYAVIEAVDGASALRILEGDKPVDLLVTDVGLPGGMNGRQLADAARRLRPELKVLFITGYAENAVIGNGHLEPGMWIMTKPFAMEAFASRIYEMLERN encoded by the coding sequence ATGGACGAAGGCTTCTGCATCATCGAGTTCTTCGATGGTCCGCATGGTCCGCTGAGCGACTATGTGCATGTCGAGGCCAATGCTGCCTACGCCAACCATGCCGGGATTCCCAACGTGGTCGGCAAGAAGGTTCGCGAGATGGTCGGTGCCGAGGCCGATGGCTGGATCGAGCTGTACGGCGAGGTGCTGCGCAGCGGCGTACCGATCCGGTTCGAGCGCGAGCTGGTGGCCACCGGGCGTTACCTGGCCCTGGCGGCCTTTCGCATCGAGCCGGCCAGCCGCAAGCAGGTGGCGGTGCTGTTCCAGGACATCACCCAGCGCAAGCGTGCCGAACTGGCCCTGCAGCAGCTCAACGAGACTCTGGAAAGCCGTGTGCGTGAGGCCGTGGCTGAACGCAACGTGCTGGCTGACGTGGTCGATGGAACCGATGCTCGTATTCATGTCATCGACCCCCAGTACCGCTGGCTGGCGTTCAACGTCATGGCGATCACCGAGTGCGAACAACTGTTCGGTGTGCAACCGCGGGTCGGGCAGAGTGTGCTCGATGCCCTGGATCACTTGCCCGATACCCGCGAGCACGTCCGCAGGTTGTGGGATCGCGCCTTGGGCGGCGAGGAATTCATCGAGGTTACCGATTTCCAGACCAGCGGCGCGCCATCGCGCTTCTACGAGATCCGCTACCGCACCTTGCGCGGGACCGATGGCCAGGTGATCGGCGCCTACATGTTCGCCTACGACATCAGCGACCGACTGCGTGAGCAGGAACGACTCAAGCAGGCCGAGGAGGCCCTGCGTCAGGCGCAGAAGATGGAAGCCGTCGGGCAGCTGACCGGGGGCATCGCGCATGACTTCAACAACCTGCTGACCGGTATCAACGGCTCGCTGGAGCTGCTGCGCGCGCGTCTGAGCCAGGGGCGTTTCGACGGCATTGATCGCTATGCCGCAGCGGCCCAGGATGCTTCGCGGCGAGCCGCTTCCCTGACGCACCGCCTGCTGGCGTTCTCGCGCCGCCAGACCCTGGACCCCAAGCCGGTGGACGTCAACCGCCTGGTGGCCGGCATGGAAGAATTGATTCGCCGTTCGGTCGGCCCGCACATCACCGTCGAGGTGGTCACCGCCATCGGCCTGTGGTCGACGTTCATCGACGCACCGCAGTTGGAAAGCGCCTTGCTCAACCTGTGCGTCAACGCCCGCGATGCCATGCCACTGGGCGGACGGATCACCATCGAGACGGCCAACAAGTGGATCGATGAGCGCGAGGCGCGGGTGCGCGACCTGTCGCCGGGTCAGTACCTGTCGCTGTGCGTGACCGATACCGGCACCGGCATGACCCCGGAGGTCATGTCCCGGGCCTTCGATCCCTTCTTCACCACCAAGCCGCTGGGGCAGGGCACCGGGCTGGGGCTATCGATGGTGTATGGCTTCGTGCGCCAGTCCGGTGGCCAGGTGCGTATCTATTCGGAACTCGAGCAGGGCACCACGCTGTGCCTGTACCTGCCGCGCCATTACCAGGCTGCCGAAGAGCCGCAGGTACTGGATGCCGAGAGTCCGGGCGCCTGCGCGCCGGCCGTGTGCCGGGTGATGATCGTCGACGATGAGCCGACCATCCGCATGCTGGTCAGCGAAGTGCTCGAAGAGCGTGGCTACGCGGTGATCGAAGCGGTGGATGGCGCCAGCGCGCTGCGCATTCTCGAGGGCGACAAGCCGGTCGACCTGCTGGTCACCGACGTGGGCTTGCCCGGTGGCATGAACGGTCGGCAGCTGGCCGATGCCGCGCGACGCCTGCGCCCTGAGCTGAAAGTGCTGTTCATCACCGGCTATGCCGAGAACGCGGTGATTGGCAACGGTCATCTTGAGCCGGGTATGTGGATCATGACCAAGCCGTTCGCCATGGAAGCGTTTGCCAGCCGGATCTACGAAATGCTCGAACGCAACTGA
- a CDS encoding GntP family permease — translation MFGLTHETYLLLDALVTVVGLVLLITQFKVHPFIALTVAAGFLGLTSGMPVEKVMKSFQDGFGGVLGFVGIILGLGTMLGKLMADSGGADQIAQTLIRTFGKQRVHWAMMFSAFLVGIPLFFEIGFVLLIPLVYIVARRTGISIIRIGIPLLAGLSAVHGLVPPHPGPLLAIGVFGADIGKTIFYGLLVALPTAIIAGPLYGMWISKRIPGSPSAELMAQIGKESTAQNLPGFGITLVTILLPVVLMLLKTFADVVLPEGSLFRTWMDFIGHPITALLAALLLAFYTFGAARGFDRGQIMKLLDQSLTPVAAIVLIVGAGGGFKQMLVASGVGDVIGHMAVQAQLNPILLAWLVAAVIRIATGSATVATITGAGIVAPVVGLIPGVNRELLVLATGAGSLILSHVNDAGFWLVKQYFNMTVTETFKTWTVMETILSVVGIIFIMLLSIVV, via the coding sequence ATGTTCGGTTTGACCCATGAGACCTACCTGCTGCTCGACGCCCTGGTCACTGTCGTCGGCCTGGTTCTGCTGATCACCCAATTCAAGGTGCACCCTTTCATCGCCCTGACCGTGGCAGCCGGCTTCCTTGGCCTGACCTCCGGCATGCCGGTGGAAAAAGTCATGAAGTCCTTCCAGGACGGCTTCGGCGGCGTGCTGGGCTTCGTCGGCATCATCCTCGGGCTGGGCACCATGCTCGGCAAGCTGATGGCCGACTCCGGCGGCGCCGACCAGATCGCCCAGACCCTGATCCGTACCTTCGGTAAACAGAGGGTGCACTGGGCGATGATGTTTTCCGCCTTTCTGGTGGGCATCCCGCTGTTCTTCGAAATCGGCTTCGTGCTGCTGATTCCGCTGGTCTACATCGTCGCCCGACGCACCGGTATTTCCATCATCCGCATCGGCATCCCACTGTTGGCGGGCCTCTCGGCGGTACATGGCCTGGTCCCTCCGCATCCAGGCCCGCTGCTGGCCATTGGCGTGTTCGGTGCCGACATCGGCAAGACCATCTTCTACGGTCTTCTGGTCGCCCTGCCGACGGCGATCATCGCCGGGCCGCTGTACGGCATGTGGATCTCCAAGCGCATTCCCGGCAGTCCTTCGGCCGAGCTGATGGCGCAGATCGGCAAGGAGTCCACGGCGCAGAACCTGCCCGGTTTCGGCATCACCCTGGTGACCATCCTGCTGCCCGTGGTGCTGATGCTGCTCAAGACCTTCGCCGACGTAGTGCTGCCTGAAGGTAGCCTGTTCCGAACCTGGATGGACTTCATCGGCCACCCGATCACCGCGCTGCTCGCGGCCCTGCTCCTGGCGTTCTACACCTTTGGTGCAGCCCGCGGCTTCGATCGTGGGCAGATCATGAAACTGCTCGACCAGAGCCTGACCCCGGTCGCAGCCATCGTGCTGATCGTCGGTGCCGGCGGCGGCTTCAAGCAGATGCTGGTGGCCAGCGGCGTGGGTGACGTGATCGGCCATATGGCCGTACAGGCGCAGCTCAACCCCATCCTGCTGGCCTGGCTGGTCGCCGCAGTGATCCGCATCGCCACCGGCTCGGCCACCGTGGCGACCATCACCGGCGCCGGCATCGTCGCCCCGGTGGTGGGGCTGATTCCGGGGGTCAATCGCGAACTGCTGGTACTGGCGACGGGTGCCGGCTCGCTGATTCTTTCTCATGTCAACGACGCCGGGTTCTGGCTGGTCAAGCAGTACTTCAACATGACTGTCACCGAAACCTTCAAGACCTGGACCGTGATGGAAACCATCCTGTCGGTGGTCGGCATCATCTTCATCATGCTGCTGTCGATCGTGGTCTGA
- the paaF gene encoding 2,3-dehydroadipyl-CoA hydratase PaaF, which produces MPHTLAVTTAATGVRLITLQRPQALNALNTELLAELADQLDLAAADHAVRAVVITGSRKAFAAGADINEMAERDLVGILDDPRVACWQRISAFAKPLVAAVNGFCLGGGCELAMHADILVAGEDARFGQPEINLGIMPGAGGTQRLLRAVGKSLAMQMVLTGQPIDARHALRAGLVSEVTQPELTVERAVAIARLIAEKAPLAVRLAKEALLKAQDTDLASGLRFERHAFTLLAGTADRDEGIRAFQDKRTPTFKGR; this is translated from the coding sequence ATGCCTCACACCCTAGCCGTAACCACAGCCGCCACTGGCGTACGGCTCATCACCCTGCAGCGCCCGCAGGCACTCAATGCGCTGAACACCGAACTGCTCGCCGAACTGGCCGACCAGCTGGACCTGGCCGCAGCCGACCACGCGGTGCGCGCCGTGGTCATCACCGGCAGCCGCAAAGCCTTCGCCGCCGGTGCCGACATCAATGAAATGGCCGAACGTGACCTGGTGGGCATCCTCGACGACCCGAGGGTGGCCTGCTGGCAGCGCATCAGCGCCTTTGCCAAGCCGCTGGTGGCAGCCGTCAACGGCTTCTGCCTGGGCGGCGGCTGCGAACTGGCCATGCATGCCGACATCCTCGTTGCCGGGGAAGATGCACGCTTCGGCCAGCCGGAAATCAACCTGGGGATCATGCCCGGCGCCGGTGGCACCCAACGTCTGTTGCGCGCCGTGGGCAAGTCCCTGGCCATGCAGATGGTGCTCACCGGGCAACCCATTGACGCACGTCATGCCCTGCGCGCCGGGCTGGTCAGCGAAGTCACCCAGCCGGAACTGACCGTCGAGCGCGCCGTGGCCATCGCCAGGCTCATCGCCGAAAAGGCCCCGCTGGCCGTGCGCCTGGCCAAGGAAGCGCTACTCAAGGCCCAGGACACCGACCTGGCCAGTGGCCTGCGCTTCGAGCGCCATGCCTTCACCCTGCTGGCCGGCACCGCCGACCGCGACGAGGGCATCCGCGCCTTCCAGGACAAACGCACGCCGACCTTCAAGGGCCGGTGA
- the csrA gene encoding carbon storage regulator CsrA, whose protein sequence is MLILTRKVGESINIGDDITVTILGVQGLQVRLGINAPKNVSVHREEIYKRIQAELAPNQNSQ, encoded by the coding sequence ATGTTGATACTCACCCGCAAAGTAGGCGAAAGCATAAACATCGGTGACGACATCACCGTCACCATTCTTGGTGTTCAAGGGCTGCAAGTCCGCCTGGGCATCAACGCCCCAAAGAATGTTTCCGTGCATCGCGAAGAAATCTACAAGCGTATCCAGGCAGAACTGGCGCCCAACCAGAACTCCCAATAA
- a CDS encoding DUF1652 domain-containing protein — MIACGLSTLELRSIVEGAFLPLNCTCTIAPDQSMTVQIAEPRTGRVDLLVTGISLERLNSSRDISNLVAELRDELVSVAQPQVYSRLA; from the coding sequence ATGATCGCTTGTGGACTTTCTACGCTCGAACTACGCAGCATCGTAGAAGGGGCGTTCCTGCCTCTCAATTGCACCTGTACCATCGCCCCGGACCAATCCATGACCGTACAGATCGCCGAGCCTCGCACTGGCCGGGTCGACCTGTTGGTCACCGGTATTTCCCTGGAGCGTCTGAATTCCAGCCGGGACATCTCCAATCTGGTTGCTGAACTGCGGGACGAACTGGTCAGTGTCGCGCAGCCTCAGGTTTACTCCCGCCTGGCCTGA
- a CDS encoding DUF465 domain-containing protein: protein MPVKHDLFADLHLSKEEVLAHGRSDTRLQQLLDDYQQADSEVLEAEKGVAGGIGDEALKKLKEHRLLVKDRIVERLHGLQ, encoded by the coding sequence ATGCCTGTCAAACATGATCTGTTCGCGGACTTGCACCTGAGCAAGGAAGAAGTGCTGGCACATGGCAGGAGCGATACGCGTCTGCAGCAGTTGCTCGATGATTACCAGCAGGCCGATTCCGAGGTGCTGGAGGCCGAGAAGGGCGTGGCGGGTGGCATAGGTGATGAAGCCCTGAAAAAGCTCAAGGAGCATCGTCTGCTGGTCAAGGACCGGATCGTCGAGCGACTGCACGGGCTGCAGTGA
- a CDS encoding DUF3618 domain-containing protein: MTSNDRSDSPEQLQREVDEQRSSIDQIVDALEKKMSPGQWVDQTLAYVRDNGGEFAGNLGSSVRRNPLPAVLMSVSLAWLMLGQQRSGATTPQSGDGASGGLDGLKDKLQDTASTLKDKAGRLGDLKLGEQGQRLQLGLSSLVHQQPLVLAGVALALGAAIGQNLPPVERQWSRPAQGHSAPGSVPSASGTAPSTSGTAPSTSGTTL, encoded by the coding sequence ATGACTAGCAATGACCGCTCCGACAGCCCTGAGCAATTGCAGCGCGAAGTCGACGAGCAGCGCTCCAGCATCGACCAGATAGTCGATGCTCTGGAGAAGAAGATGTCCCCTGGACAATGGGTGGATCAGACCCTCGCCTATGTACGCGACAACGGCGGAGAGTTCGCCGGCAACCTGGGCAGCAGCGTACGCCGCAACCCCTTGCCAGCCGTACTGATGTCGGTGAGCCTGGCCTGGTTGATGCTGGGCCAGCAACGCAGTGGCGCCACTACGCCGCAGTCGGGCGACGGGGCGTCCGGCGGCCTGGACGGCCTGAAGGACAAGCTGCAGGACACCGCCTCGACCCTGAAGGACAAGGCCGGTCGCCTGGGCGACCTGAAGCTGGGCGAACAAGGCCAGCGCCTGCAGCTCGGGCTTTCCAGCCTGGTGCACCAGCAGCCTCTGGTGCTGGCGGGCGTAGCCCTGGCCCTGGGCGCGGCCATCGGCCAGAACCTGCCGCCGGTGGAACGGCAATGGTCCAGGCCGGCGCAGGGACATTCGGCGCCGGGCAGCGTACCTTCGGCATCGGGTACGGCACCTTCAACCTCGGGCACCGCACCTTCAACCTCGGGCACCACCCTCTGA
- a CDS encoding pyridine nucleotide-disulfide oxidoreductase — MFEDHLHIECGCVVGGAGLAGMGFLFNALKTGALEQMASQGLMVIDAAPEAGIGSLGQYRITANSVGDVFIDCLRDPRLAAIFEPLEYSPAYWRIRRQADSAPPLAEVGELMSEAHRLVLRHIVQRYGVRIWHSTTLTAVTWQPGGLCLQVDTAGFERRIHCRALVLNLGGRQEPGQLFDALAQYRLQVPPGARVIGSDDLLRMSAVQIREQLMPVVDAGQRVTVVGGSHSAFSVLENLADALEFGGLQELTLIHRTPIRLFYESAEQARDANYRFDPQQDVCPVSGRINRSGGLRYRAQEIGREVLLNQRVGKTGVKICRVQLQDGGVEAGNHAAQWLAESGAVIQCTGYQPVLPTLRHEDATPIHLRQAHGGLDSDAQGCPLDQDGRRLDGLYLFGIGAGLAADPKLGSEASFEGRIYGVWQFHHDASLAVIQAVQARLQRFTRQPVSARHSLVQTLDENMRLLLPGLSREA; from the coding sequence ATGTTCGAAGATCATTTACACATTGAGTGTGGCTGCGTGGTGGGCGGCGCCGGCTTGGCAGGCATGGGTTTCCTGTTCAATGCCCTGAAGACCGGCGCCCTCGAACAGATGGCCAGCCAGGGGCTGATGGTCATCGATGCAGCGCCCGAAGCGGGCATCGGCAGCCTGGGGCAGTACCGCATCACCGCCAATTCGGTGGGCGATGTGTTCATCGATTGCCTGCGCGACCCCCGCCTGGCGGCAATTTTCGAGCCTCTGGAGTATTCGCCGGCCTATTGGCGCATCCGTCGGCAGGCGGACAGCGCGCCACCGCTGGCGGAGGTCGGTGAGTTGATGAGCGAGGCCCATCGCCTGGTGCTGCGCCATATCGTCCAGCGCTACGGGGTGAGGATCTGGCACAGCACGACGCTCACCGCCGTCACCTGGCAACCGGGCGGCTTGTGCTTGCAGGTCGACACCGCGGGCTTCGAGCGGCGTATCCATTGCCGTGCCCTGGTGCTCAACCTGGGAGGCCGCCAGGAACCCGGGCAGCTGTTCGACGCGCTGGCGCAATACCGCCTGCAAGTGCCGCCCGGCGCTCGTGTCATTGGCTCTGACGACCTGTTGCGCATGAGCGCGGTGCAGATTCGTGAGCAATTGATGCCGGTCGTCGATGCCGGGCAGCGTGTCACGGTGGTGGGCGGTTCGCACAGTGCCTTTTCGGTGTTGGAGAACCTTGCCGATGCCCTGGAGTTCGGCGGTTTGCAGGAACTGACGCTGATCCATCGCACGCCGATCCGCCTGTTCTATGAGAGCGCCGAGCAGGCTCGCGATGCGAACTATCGTTTCGACCCGCAGCAGGATGTATGTCCGGTGTCGGGGCGTATCAATCGCTCTGGCGGGTTGCGCTACCGGGCCCAGGAGATCGGTCGCGAAGTGCTGCTCAACCAGCGGGTCGGCAAGACCGGTGTGAAGATCTGCCGCGTACAGCTGCAGGATGGCGGCGTCGAGGCGGGCAACCACGCTGCACAATGGCTGGCCGAATCAGGTGCGGTGATCCAGTGCACGGGTTACCAGCCGGTGCTGCCGACCCTGCGGCACGAAGACGCTACGCCGATCCATTTGCGTCAGGCGCATGGCGGGCTGGATTCGGACGCCCAAGGCTGCCCGCTGGACCAGGATGGGCGGCGGCTCGATGGACTGTACTTGTTCGGTATCGGCGCAGGCCTGGCGGCGGACCCCAAACTGGGCAGCGAGGCGTCCTTCGAAGGACGCATCTATGGCGTATGGCAATTTCACCATGATGCCAGCCTGGCGGTGATCCAGGCCGTGCAGGCGCGCCTGCAGCGCTTCACCCGCCAGCCGGTGTCGGCGCGCCATTCGCTGGTACAGACCCTGGATGAAAACATGCGGCTGCTGTTGCCCGGTTTGAGCCGCGAAGCCTGA
- a CDS encoding GNAT family N-acetyltransferase, which translates to MLLYRPLEEKDFAAVCALPRTPDELFHMFPRASYPFTPAQLAESLEQRSDPTVIEMQGEVVGYANFVRCDFRGRCTLGNVIISADSRSKGVGRYLIGCMAEIAFDKHEARELTASCFNHNVTGLLFYSRIGLRPFAIEERRDKQGQAVALIHLRLERPES; encoded by the coding sequence ATGCTGCTTTACCGCCCCCTGGAAGAGAAAGACTTTGCCGCTGTCTGCGCGTTGCCGCGCACCCCGGATGAACTGTTCCACATGTTTCCACGGGCGAGTTATCCCTTCACCCCGGCGCAACTGGCCGAGTCGCTGGAGCAGCGCTCCGATCCTACGGTGATCGAAATGCAGGGCGAAGTGGTGGGCTATGCGAATTTCGTCCGGTGCGATTTCCGTGGGCGCTGCACCTTGGGCAACGTGATCATTTCCGCCGACTCGCGCAGCAAGGGTGTGGGTCGCTACCTGATCGGCTGCATGGCCGAGATCGCCTTCGACAAGCACGAAGCCCGCGAACTGACCGCGTCGTGCTTCAACCACAACGTCACCGGCCTGCTGTTCTACTCACGCATCGGCCTGCGCCCCTTCGCTATCGAGGAGCGGCGTGACAAACAGGGCCAGGCTGTGGCGCTGATTCACCTGCGCCTGGAGCGTCCCGAAAGCTGA
- the paaY gene encoding phenylacetic acid degradation protein PaaY, with amino-acid sequence MTCYSLDGLTPVVHPTAFVHPTAVLIGDVIIGPGCYVGPLASLRGDFGRIVLEEGANLQDTCVMHGFPDSDTVVGRNGHIGHGAVLHGCRIGEDVLVGMNAVVMDYAEIGARSFVAATTFVKARFSCAEQSLVLGSPATVKRRLSDDEVAWKQAGTREYQQLAQRCRHGLVACEPLSEVEAGRPRISDSALRPKAGD; translated from the coding sequence ATGACCTGTTACAGCCTCGATGGCCTGACCCCCGTGGTGCATCCCACGGCTTTCGTGCACCCCACGGCGGTGCTGATCGGTGACGTGATCATCGGTCCTGGCTGCTATGTCGGTCCGCTGGCCAGCCTGCGCGGCGACTTCGGGCGCATCGTCCTGGAGGAGGGCGCCAACCTGCAGGACACCTGCGTGATGCACGGTTTTCCCGACAGCGATACGGTGGTGGGACGCAACGGCCATATCGGCCATGGCGCGGTGTTGCACGGCTGCCGTATCGGTGAGGATGTGCTGGTGGGCATGAACGCAGTGGTGATGGACTACGCCGAGATCGGCGCGCGGTCGTTCGTTGCCGCCACCACTTTCGTCAAGGCACGCTTCAGTTGCGCCGAGCAGTCGCTGGTGCTCGGTTCGCCAGCGACGGTCAAACGCCGCCTGAGCGATGACGAAGTGGCCTGGAAGCAGGCTGGCACCCGTGAATACCAGCAGTTGGCGCAACGCTGTCGGCACGGCCTGGTGGCCTGTGAGCCGCTGAGCGAAGTGGAAGCCGGACGGCCGCGAATCAGCGACAGCGCCTTGCGGCCCAAGGCCGGGGATTGA
- the paaX gene encoding phenylacetic acid degradation operon negative regulatory protein PaaX: MTSLAPLAQLIQRFQERTPIRASSLIITLYGDAIEPHGGTVWLGSLIQLLEPMGINERLIRTSIFRLTKEGWLTSEKVGRRSYYSLTGTGRRRFEKAFKRVYSTSVPAWDGAWCLVVLSQLPADKRKQVREELEWQGFGAIAPTVLANPRGDKADVSATLQELDALDDSIVFETRGQDVLASKALRAQARESWNIDELGQHYSEFIQLFRPLWQALREQDELRGEDCFLARTLLVHEYRRLLLRDPQLPDELLPGDWEGRAARQLCRNIYRLVCAKAEQWLAGAMETADGPLPDVGESFWQRFGGLR; encoded by the coding sequence ATGACGTCCCTTGCTCCGCTCGCCCAGCTCATCCAGCGCTTTCAGGAGCGCACGCCGATCCGCGCCAGTTCACTGATCATCACCTTGTATGGCGATGCCATCGAGCCCCACGGCGGCACGGTCTGGCTGGGCAGCCTGATCCAGCTGCTGGAGCCCATGGGCATCAACGAGCGGCTGATCCGCACCTCGATCTTTCGTCTTACCAAGGAGGGCTGGCTGACGTCCGAGAAAGTCGGCCGACGCAGCTACTACAGCCTGACCGGCACCGGACGACGGCGTTTCGAAAAGGCCTTCAAGCGCGTGTACAGCACCAGCGTGCCAGCCTGGGATGGTGCCTGGTGCCTTGTGGTGCTCTCGCAACTGCCAGCAGACAAACGCAAGCAGGTGCGCGAAGAACTGGAGTGGCAGGGTTTTGGCGCGATCGCTCCGACCGTGCTGGCCAACCCGCGCGGCGACAAGGCAGATGTCAGCGCCACCCTGCAGGAACTCGACGCACTGGACGACAGCATCGTCTTCGAAACCCGCGGCCAGGATGTTCTGGCGTCCAAGGCGCTGCGTGCGCAGGCGCGCGAGAGCTGGAACATCGACGAGCTGGGCCAGCACTACAGTGAATTCATCCAGCTGTTCCGCCCGCTTTGGCAGGCGCTGCGTGAACAGGACGAACTGCGCGGCGAGGATTGCTTTCTGGCGCGTACCCTGTTGGTCCATGAGTACCGCCGCCTGCTGCTGCGCGACCCGCAACTGCCCGACGAACTGCTGCCCGGCGACTGGGAGGGGCGTGCGGCCCGCCAGCTGTGTCGCAATATCTACCGGCTGGTGTGTGCCAAGGCCGAGCAATGGCTGGCCGGCGCGATGGAGACCGCCGACGGACCTCTACCCGATGTAGGCGAAAGCTTCTGGCAGCGTTTCGGTGGCCTGCGTTAA